A window of the Miscanthus floridulus cultivar M001 chromosome 14, ASM1932011v1, whole genome shotgun sequence genome harbors these coding sequences:
- the LOC136504849 gene encoding isoflavone reductase homolog, whose translation MEKSRVLVVGGTGYIGRRIVRASLAQGHPTLVLMRPEIGLDIDKLQMLLSFKAQGARLVEASLEDHAALVAAVAQADVVISATAMSGVHFRSHNLSLQRQLVEAIKEAGNIKRFIPSEFGVDPSKMGHALEPGRVTFDEKMDLRRAIEEANIPHTYVSANCFAGYFCPNLCQMRTLLPPKEKVHVYGDGNVKVIFCDEDDVATYTIKSVDDPRALNKTIYLRPPENILTQNDVISKWENLSGNVLEKIHIPADEFLASMKDTDFANQVAVGHFYHIFYEGCLTNFEIGDDGAEATLLYPNVQYTRMDEYMKRYL comes from the exons ATGGAGAAGAGCCGGGTCCTGGTGGTGGGCGGCACCGGGTACATCGGCCGGCGGATCGTGCGGGCAAGCCTGGCGCAGGGTCACCCGACGCTGGTCCTGATGCGGCCCGAGATCGGCCTGGACATCGACAAGCTCCAGATGCTGCTCTCCTTCAAGGCGCAGGGCGCGCGCCTGGTGGAGGCGTCGCTGGAGGATCACGCGGCCCTCGTCGCCGCCGTGGCGCAGGCCGACGTGGTCATCTCGGCCACGGCCATGTCCGGGGTGCACTTCCGCAGCCACAACCTCTCCCTGCAGCGTCAGCTCGTCGAGGCTATCAAGGAGGCTGGGAACATCAAG CGTTTTATACCATCAGAATTCGGCGTGGATCCATCCAAGATGGGGCATGCTCTGGAACCAGGAAGGGTTACGTTTGATGAAAAGATGGACCTAAGACGGGCAATTGAAGAGGCCAACATTCCCCACACCTATGTTTCTGCCAATTGCTTTGCTGGTTACTTTTGCCCAAACCTATGTCAAATGCGCACCCTGTTGCCACCCAAAGAGAAAGTTCATGTATATGGAGACGGCAATGTCAAAG TTATATTTTGTGATGAAGACGATGTTGCAACATATACAATCAAGTCTGTTGATGATCCTCGTGCATTGAACAAGACAATATACCTAAGACCACCTGAAAACATCTTGACTCAAAATGATGTTATCTCAAAATGGGAAAACCTTTCCGGAAATGTTCTGGAGAAAATCCACATTCCTGCAGATGAATTCTTGGCTTCAATGAAAG ATACTGACTTCGCCAATCAAGTCGCTGTGGGACACTTTTACCATATTTTCTATGAAGGTTGCTTGACAAATTTTGAAATCGGCGACGATGGAGCAGAGGCTACTCTGTTGTACCCAAACGTTCAGTATACCCGCATGGACGAGTACATGAAAAGATATCTGTAA
- the LOC136504520 gene encoding isoflavone reductase homolog has translation MEMSRVLVVGGTGYIGRRIVRASLAQGHPTLVLMRPEIGLDIDKLQMLLSFKAQGARLVEASLEDHAALVAAVAQADVVISAMSGVHFRSHNLSLQHKLVEAIKEAGNIKRFVPSEFGMDPSKMGHALEPGRVTFDEKMGLRRAIEDANIPHTYVSANCFAGYFCPNLCQMRTLLPPKEKVHVYGDGNVKVIFCDEDDVATYTIKSVDDPRAVNKTIYLRPHENILTQNDVIAKWEKLSGNVLEKIHIPADEFLASMKDTDFANQVGVGHYYHIFYEGCLTNFEIGEDGAEATLLYPEVQYTRVDEYMKRYL, from the exons ATGGAGATGAGCCGGGTCCTGGTGGTGGGCGGCACCGGGTACATCGGCCGGCGGATCGTGCGGGCGAGCCTGGCGCAGGGTCACCCGACGCTGGTCCTGATGCGGCCGGAGATCGGCCTGGACATCGACAAGCTCCAGATGCTGCTCTCCTTCAAGGCGCAGGGCGCGCGCCTGGTGGAGGCGTCGCTGGAGGACCACGCGGCTCTCGTCGCCGCCGTGGCGCAGGCCGACGTGGTCATCTCGGCCATGTCCGGGGTGCACTTCCGCAGCCACAACCTCTCCCTGCAGCATAAGCTCGTCGAGGCAATCAAGGAGGCTGGGAACATCAAG CGTTTTGTACCATCGGAATTCGGCATGGATCCATCCAAGATGGGCCATGCTCTTGAACCAGGAAGGGTTACATTTGATGAGAAGATGGGCCTAAGACGGGCGATAGAAGATGCCAACATTCCCCACACCTATGTTTCTGCCAATTGCTTTGCTGGTTACTTTTGCCCAAACCTATGTCAAATGCGCACCCTTTTGCCACCCAAAGAGAAAGTTCATGTATATGGAGACGGCAATGTCAAAG TTATATtttgtgatgaagatgatgttgcAACATATACAATCAAGTCTGTTGATGATCCTCGTGCAGTGAACAAGACAATATACCTAAGACCACATGAAAACATCCTGACTCAAAATGATGTGATCGCAAAATGGGAAAAGCTTTCCGGAAATGTTCTAGAGAAAATCCACATTCCTGCAGATGAATTCTTGGCTTCAATGAAAG ATACAGACTTCGCCAATCAAGTCGGAGTGGGACACTATTACCACATTTTCTATGAAGGTTGCTTGACAAATTTTGAAATCGGTGAGGATGGAGCAGAGGCTACCCTATTGTACCCAGAGGTTCAGTATACCCGCGTGGACGAGTACATGAAAAGATATCTATAA